One Palaemon carinicauda isolate YSFRI2023 chromosome 4, ASM3689809v2, whole genome shotgun sequence DNA segment encodes these proteins:
- the LOC137639782 gene encoding sialidase-like: MKLERFRFQTGFQAEDKGLVLVCRYANFVVANFVVANFVVVIFVVANVVVANFMVANFVVANFVVANSFPRDRTPFCGPPVPLRSSAHLSADSITPNPLCSSAHLSADSITPNPLCSSAHLSADSITPNPLCSSAHLSADSTTPNPLCSSAHLSADSTTPNPLCSSAHLSADSTTPNPSCSSAHLSADSTTPNPLCSSAHLSADSTTPYPLRSSAHLSADSTTPYPLRSSAHLSADSTTPYPLRSSAHLSADSITPYSLRSSAHLSADSTTPNPLRSSAHLSADSTTPNPLRSSAHLSADSTTPYPLRSSAHLSADSTTPYPLRSSAHLSADSTTPYPLRSSAHLSADSITPNPLCSNLVDLRTKPLEEYWELNGREGLETKL; the protein is encoded by the exons ATGAAGTTGGAACGATTTAGATTTCAGACTGGCTTCCAGGCTGAAGATAAAGG GTTGGTGCTG GTATGTCGTTACGCTAACTTCGTGGTCGCTAACTTCGTGGTCGCTAACTTCGTGGTAGTTATCTTTGTGGTCGCTAACGTCGTGGTCGCTAACTTCATGGTCGCCAACTTCGTGGTCGCTAACTTCGTGGTCGCTAACTCATTCCCCAGAGAT CGCACACCTTTCTGCGGACCTCCTGTTCCTTTACGTTCAAGCGCACACCTTTCTGCGGACTCCATAACTCCTAATCCTTTATGTTCAAGCGCGCACCTTTCTGCGGACTCCATAACTCCTAATCCTTTATGTTCAAGCGCGCACCTTTCTGCGGACTCCATAACTCCTAATCCTTTATGTTCAAGCGCGCACCTTTCCGCGGACTCCACAACTCCTAATCCTTTATGTTCAAGCGCACACCTTTCCGCGGACTCCACAACTCCTAATCCTTTATGTTCAAGCGCACACCTTTCCGCGGACTCCACAACTCCTAATCCTTCATGTTCAAGCGCACACCTTTCCGCGGACTCCACAACTCCTAATCCTTTATGTTCAAGCGCACACCTTTCCGCGGACTCCACAACTCCTTATCCTTTACGTTCAAGCGCACACCTTTCCGCGGACTCCACAACTCCTTATCCTTTACGTTCAAGCGCACACCTTTCCGCGGACTCCACAACTCCTTATCCTTTACGTTCAAGCGCACACCTTTCCGCGGACTCCATAACTCCTTATTCATTACGTTCAAGCGCACACCTTTCCGCGGACTCCACAACTCCTAATCCTTTACGTTCAAGCGCACACCTTTCCGCGGACTCCACAACTCCTAATCCTTTACGTTCAAGCGCACACCTTTCCGCGGACTCCACAACTCCTTATCCTTTACGTTCAAGCGCACACCTTTCCGCGGACTCCACAACTCCTTATCCTTTACGTTCAAGCGCACACCTTTCCGCGGACTCCACAACTCCTTATCCATTACGTTCAAGCGCACACCTTTCCGCGGACTCCATAACTCCTAATCCTTTATGTTCAA atttagtagatttgagaacaaagcccttggaagaatattgggagttaaatggcagagaaggattagaaacgaaactataa